A single genomic interval of Centropristis striata isolate RG_2023a ecotype Rhode Island chromosome 8, C.striata_1.0, whole genome shotgun sequence harbors:
- the LOC131975814 gene encoding DOMON domain-containing protein FRRS1L produces the protein MMFLRRLMQLLVLLIQSGWWGVAPSPTDEGALRAGHGEHGEPGHQEPHKDSYSTFASEFLESRYLSDDGYPFPTAPPVDPFAKIKVSDCGVTKGCIRYGKPGCDAETCDYFLSYRRIGTDVEYEMSADTDGWVAVGFSSDKKMGGDDVMGCVHDDNGRVRIHHFYNVGQWAKEIKRNPARDEEGIFENNRVTCRFKRPLYVPREETLVDLHLSWYYLFAWGPAIQGSITRHDIDSPPVSDRMISIYKYEDLFMPSTAYQTFNSPLCLLLIVALTFYLLMGTP, from the exons ATGATGTTCCTGCGGAGGCTCATGcagctgctggtgctgctgatCCAGAGCGGATGGTGGGGGGTCGCGCCGAGTCCCACCGATGAGGGAGCACTCCGGGCCGGCCACGGGGAGCACGGAGAGCCGGGACACCAGGAGCCTCACAAGGACTCCTACAGCACCTTCGCCTCCGAGTTCCTAGAGTCCAGATACCTGTCCGATGACG GTTATCCATTCCCCACCGCCCCACCAGTGGATCCCTTTGCCAAGATCAAAGTCAGCGACTGTGGAGTGACCAAAGGCTGCATAAG ATATGGAAAGCCAGGCTGCGATGCAGAAACATGTGACTACTTCCTGAGTTATCGTCGCATCGGGACAGACGTGGAGTACGAGATGAGTGCAGACACAGACGGCTGGGTGGCCGTAGGTTTCTCCTCTGACAAGAAAATG GGAGGAGACGATGTCATGGGCTGTGTCCATGACGATAACGGACGTGTACGGATTCATCACTTCTACAATGTCGGACAGTGGGCGAAGGAAATAAAGAGGAACCCTGCCAGAGATGAAGAGGGCATTTTTGAGAACAACCGGGTGACCTGCCGCTTCAAAAGGCCGTTATACGTCCCGAGAGAGGAGACACTGGTGGACTTACACCTGTCATGGTATTACCTGTTTGCATGGGGACCTGCCATACAAG GTTCCATCACGAGGCATGACATCGACAGTCCGCCTGTCAGCGACCGCATGATCAGCATCTACAAGTACGAGGACCTCTTCATGCCTTCTACAGCCTACCAGACCTTCAACTCTCCCCTCTGCTTACTGCTCATAGTAGCTCTCACCTTCTACTTACTGATGGGAACGCCATAA